From the Apus apus isolate bApuApu2 chromosome 4, bApuApu2.pri.cur, whole genome shotgun sequence genome, one window contains:
- the LRRC20 gene encoding leucine-rich repeat-containing protein 20: MQRRMGEAVARVARKVNHTVENKTDSLDLANCKLMTFPVGIYKAMRSVTEGIHHISLANNELKSLTSRFVTTFSQLRELNLAGNYLHRLPQELTSLLHLRAINLSRNRFRCFPEPLAAVTSLETIDLEENEITEVPAEQLASMASLRSLNLRANPVGPDLRLLVKPLVPFDLLLSPEEPLHEA; encoded by the exons ATGCAGAGGAGGATGGGGGAGGCAGTGGCCAGGGTGGCCAGGAAGGTGAACCACACGGTGGAGAACAAAACAGATTCCCTGG ATCTGGCCAACTGCAAGCTGATGACCTTCCCTGTGGGCATCTACAAAGCCATGAGGAGCGTCACCGAGGGGATCCACCACATCTCCCTGGCAAACAACGAGCTCAAGTCCCTCACCAGCCGATTCGTCACCACCTTCAGCCAGCTGAGAG AGCTCAACTTAGCAGGCAACTACCTGCACCGCCTGCCCCAGGAGCTCACCTCCCTCCTGCACCTCCGGGCCATCAACCTCTCCAGGAACAGATTCCGATGTTTCCCAGAGCCTCTGGCTGCTGTCACCAGCCTGGAGACCATCGACCTGGAAGAGAATGAGATCACAG aggtgccagcagagcagctggcctCCATGGCATCTCTGAGGAGCCTCAACCTGAGGGCCAACCCTGTGGGCCCTGATCTGAGGCTGCTGGTCAAGCCCCTCGTCCCCTTCgacctgctgctgtcaccagagGAGCCCCTCCATGAAGCCTGA